One part of the Nocardioides zeae genome encodes these proteins:
- a CDS encoding DedA family protein, with the protein MDSFLDLARSLLGSPWLYAAVLALVVVDCFVPAVPSDEVIIAVGALAVTADHPGVLLGLFAAATAGALAGDSAGFLIGSRLPRERLRRRRWLVRFLDAADRQLERRGARIIVTARFVPVVRIGVNLVAGGTLRYRDWVPLAALACLLWASFTVVIGGVAGFGLSDQPLLAMLLGMGIGLTVGVVLDRTLTARARRREGDELGCSVR; encoded by the coding sequence GTGGACAGCTTCCTCGACCTCGCCCGGTCCCTGCTCGGCTCGCCGTGGCTGTACGCCGCGGTGCTCGCGCTGGTCGTCGTCGACTGCTTCGTGCCGGCGGTGCCGAGCGACGAGGTGATCATCGCCGTCGGTGCCCTGGCCGTGACCGCGGACCATCCCGGGGTGCTGCTCGGGCTGTTCGCGGCGGCGACCGCCGGCGCCCTGGCCGGCGACAGCGCCGGCTTCCTCATCGGCAGCCGCCTCCCGCGGGAGCGACTACGACGGCGCCGGTGGCTCGTGCGGTTCCTCGACGCCGCGGACCGCCAGCTCGAGCGCCGCGGCGCACGCATCATCGTGACGGCGCGCTTCGTCCCCGTCGTGCGGATCGGCGTCAACCTCGTCGCGGGCGGGACGCTGCGCTACCGGGACTGGGTCCCGCTCGCCGCGCTCGCCTGCCTGCTGTGGGCGTCGTTCACCGTCGTGATCGGCGGCGTCGCGGGCTTCGGCCTCAGCGACCAGCCCCTGCTGGCGATGCTGCTGGGCATGGGGATCGGCCTGACTGTCGGCGTCGTCCTCGACCGCACCCTCACCGCCCGCGCCCGCCGCCGCGAGGGCGACGAGCTGGGCTGTTCGGTGCGCTGA
- a CDS encoding mycothione reductase, which produces MTRHYDVVVLGAGSGNTVVDDRFAHLRVAIVERGPFGGTCVNRGCIPSKMYVHAADLLTGAVRGPALGVRTAAEAADQASWERLRDRITSRIDAVAESGEDYRRGLDFVDVLRGTGRFTGPGALEVEDAEGGVTAITADQVVIATGSRPVVPDLPGLHDVPHVTSDSVMRIEELPRRMVVLGGGYVGCELAHVFAALGVEVVQVESEDLLLSSQDADVAELVTRAARDRWDVRTGVRLERAELLDDGSAALVLDDGSRLETDLVLVAVGRRTNADLLDLDRAGVPVDDEGRVVVDEHQRAADGVWALGDASSPVPLKHVANQDARVVQHNLLHPDDLAVSDHRHVPQAVFTEPQVASVGLTEAAAREQGIDLAVGRKDVADTAYGWALQSGPDDDDPAGPGGFAKVLVDRATGLLVGAHVVGPMAASLIQPLIQAISSDVPVRGLARGQYWIHPAPTELVEGALLAAEEELDS; this is translated from the coding sequence GTGACCCGGCACTACGACGTCGTCGTCCTCGGCGCCGGCTCCGGCAACACCGTCGTCGACGACCGCTTCGCGCACCTGCGCGTCGCCATCGTCGAGCGCGGGCCCTTCGGCGGCACCTGCGTCAACCGGGGCTGCATCCCGTCGAAGATGTACGTGCACGCCGCCGACCTGCTGACCGGCGCCGTGCGGGGGCCCGCCCTCGGCGTACGCACCGCGGCGGAGGCCGCCGACCAGGCCTCCTGGGAGCGGCTGCGCGACCGCATCACCTCCCGGATCGACGCGGTGGCGGAGAGCGGGGAGGACTACCGGCGGGGTCTCGACTTCGTCGACGTGCTCCGCGGGACGGGACGGTTCACGGGGCCGGGCGCGCTGGAGGTCGAGGACGCCGAGGGCGGCGTCACCGCCATCACGGCCGACCAGGTCGTGATCGCCACGGGGAGCCGCCCCGTGGTGCCCGACCTGCCGGGCCTGCACGACGTCCCCCACGTCACGAGCGACTCCGTGATGCGGATCGAGGAGCTGCCGCGGCGGATGGTGGTGCTGGGGGGCGGGTACGTCGGCTGCGAGCTCGCCCACGTCTTCGCCGCGCTCGGGGTGGAGGTCGTGCAGGTCGAGAGCGAGGACCTCCTGCTCTCCAGCCAGGACGCCGACGTCGCCGAGCTGGTGACGCGCGCGGCCCGCGACCGGTGGGACGTGCGCACCGGGGTGCGGCTCGAGCGCGCGGAGCTGCTGGACGACGGGTCGGCCGCTCTCGTGCTCGACGACGGCTCGAGGCTGGAGACCGACCTGGTGCTCGTCGCCGTCGGACGCCGCACCAACGCCGACCTGCTCGACCTCGACCGCGCGGGGGTGCCGGTCGACGACGAGGGCCGCGTCGTCGTCGACGAGCACCAGCGTGCTGCCGACGGCGTCTGGGCGCTCGGCGACGCCAGCAGCCCGGTGCCGCTCAAGCACGTCGCCAACCAGGACGCGCGGGTCGTGCAGCACAACCTGCTCCACCCCGACGACCTGGCCGTCAGCGACCACCGGCACGTGCCCCAGGCCGTGTTCACCGAGCCGCAGGTCGCCTCGGTCGGGCTCACCGAGGCAGCCGCCCGCGAGCAGGGGATCGACCTCGCGGTAGGGCGGAAGGACGTGGCGGACACCGCCTACGGCTGGGCGCTCCAGAGCGGCCCGGACGACGACGACCCGGCCGGCCCCGGCGGCTTCGCGAAGGTGCTCGTCGACCGCGCGACCGGGCTGCTCGTCGGCGCGCACGTCGTGGGCCCCATGGCCGCGTCGCTGATCCAGCCGCTCATCCAGGCCATCAGCAGCGACGTACCGGTGCGGGGGCTGGCGCGGGGGCAGTACTGGATCCACCCCGCGCCCACCGAGCTCGTCGAGGGCGCGCTGCTCGCGGCGGAGGAGGAGCTGGACAGCTGA
- a CDS encoding arginase family protein — MVEVLNVLGVPTSAGAYAPGQERAPSAFRTHGLVEALASTGWWVRDRGDVHGVRWRPDPDRPDAMNVPDVVEVARSAARRVGQLLDAGEHVLVLGGDCSIEVGVVAGALASGASVGVVYIDLDADLKVPATGEGALDWMGVAHLLDVPGADPAVAGLGPRRPLLAGSDVLLLAQGNITDSEAEIVRERGIEVVPLAEVHADPEAAADRAAAWASRHDRLLVHVDVDVLRWVDFPIAENSRRADGLTVEELGAVLGRLVAAPAWRALTVCEVNPDHAPDEAASFARLNRMLAEAFSRCPAAGAHPRGLG, encoded by the coding sequence ATGGTCGAGGTGTTGAACGTCCTCGGGGTGCCGACGAGCGCGGGCGCCTACGCCCCGGGCCAGGAGCGGGCGCCCAGCGCGTTCCGCACCCACGGGCTCGTCGAGGCCCTGGCCTCCACGGGGTGGTGGGTGCGGGACCGCGGCGACGTCCACGGGGTGCGGTGGCGGCCGGACCCGGATCGTCCGGACGCCATGAACGTGCCGGACGTCGTCGAGGTCGCCCGGTCCGCCGCGCGGCGGGTCGGCCAGCTGCTCGACGCGGGGGAGCACGTGCTGGTGCTGGGCGGCGACTGCTCGATCGAGGTCGGGGTGGTGGCCGGTGCGCTGGCGTCGGGCGCGTCGGTCGGGGTCGTCTACATCGACCTCGACGCCGACCTCAAGGTGCCCGCAACGGGCGAGGGGGCGCTGGACTGGATGGGCGTGGCGCACCTCCTCGACGTGCCGGGCGCGGATCCCGCCGTGGCCGGGCTGGGGCCGCGGCGGCCCCTCCTGGCGGGCAGCGACGTGCTGCTGCTCGCGCAGGGCAACATCACCGACTCCGAGGCGGAGATCGTGCGGGAGCGCGGCATCGAGGTGGTCCCGCTCGCGGAGGTGCACGCCGACCCCGAGGCCGCGGCGGACCGCGCCGCCGCGTGGGCCTCGCGCCACGACCGCTTGCTCGTCCACGTCGACGTCGACGTGCTCCGGTGGGTCGACTTCCCGATCGCCGAGAACAGTCGCCGTGCGGACGGGCTCACGGTCGAGGAGCTCGGCGCGGTGCTGGGGCGGCTCGTGGCCGCGCCCGCCTGGCGGGCGCTCACGGTCTGCGAGGTGAACCCCGACCACGCGCCCGACGAGGCGGCGTCGTTCGCCCGGCTCAACCGGATGCTGGCCGAGGCGTTCAGCCGGTGCCCTGCGGCGGGCGCGCACCCGCGCGGGTTGGGCTGA
- the ppnP gene encoding pyrimidine/purine nucleoside phosphorylase has protein sequence MTSYDATYANVTLDPRANVYFDGGCVSHTFHLADGTRKSAGVVFPGSFEFGTGEPEVMDLNAGRCRVLLPGAEEWVEHGAGDSFAVPGDASFSIEVLETLGYVCHYG, from the coding sequence GTGACCAGCTACGACGCGACCTACGCGAACGTGACCCTCGACCCGCGCGCCAACGTCTACTTCGACGGCGGCTGCGTGAGCCACACCTTCCACCTGGCCGACGGGACGCGGAAGTCCGCCGGCGTCGTCTTCCCGGGCTCGTTCGAGTTCGGGACGGGCGAGCCGGAGGTCATGGACCTCAACGCGGGACGCTGCCGGGTGCTCCTGCCGGGCGCCGAGGAGTGGGTCGAGCACGGGGCAGGCGACTCGTTCGCGGTGCCCGGCGACGCGTCGTTCTCGATCGAGGTGCTCGAGACGCTCGGGTACGTCTGCCACTACGGCTGA
- a CDS encoding maleylpyruvate isomerase family mycothiol-dependent enzyme yields MAGDADAAREWREAYERVSGLVATTQLRDPGALEQAVPATPDWRARDLVAHMIGVGSDTLGDAVDEEQGEDWTQRHVEARRDRTVPELLEEWSDLAPRLEEHVATTDPGPLGDIVIHEQDLRGALGAPGGRESGGLAMVREQMADTFAEGLEERGPVRLEATDGDWTWQSADGDPAVVLQAPGYDLARALTSRRTEEQLRSYVSVGDVAPFLDDFAGLGPLPTQALPE; encoded by the coding sequence ATGGCAGGAGACGCGGACGCGGCACGGGAGTGGCGCGAGGCCTACGAGCGGGTGAGCGGGCTGGTCGCCACGACCCAGCTGCGCGATCCCGGAGCGCTGGAGCAGGCGGTGCCGGCGACGCCCGACTGGCGGGCACGGGACCTCGTGGCGCACATGATCGGCGTCGGCAGCGACACCCTCGGGGACGCCGTCGACGAGGAGCAGGGCGAGGACTGGACGCAGCGGCACGTCGAGGCGCGCCGCGACCGCACCGTGCCGGAGCTGCTCGAGGAGTGGAGCGACCTCGCCCCGCGCCTCGAGGAGCACGTCGCGACCACCGACCCGGGCCCGCTCGGCGACATCGTCATCCACGAGCAGGACCTGCGCGGTGCGCTGGGCGCGCCGGGCGGACGCGAGTCGGGCGGTCTGGCGATGGTGCGTGAGCAGATGGCCGACACCTTCGCCGAGGGCCTGGAGGAGCGGGGCCCGGTGCGTCTCGAGGCGACCGACGGCGACTGGACGTGGCAGTCGGCGGACGGCGACCCCGCCGTCGTGCTGCAGGCGCCGGGCTACGACCTCGCCCGGGCGCTCACCTCGCGCCGCACCGAGGAGCAGCTGCGCTCCTACGTCAGTGTCGGCGACGTGGCCCCCTTCCTCGACGACTTCGCGGGGCTCGGCCCGCTGCCGACGCAGGCCCTGCCCGAGTGA
- a CDS encoding amidohydrolase family protein: MIDAHLHVVDFLQHPVDAGELAAAVDPANAAALADGAVVFGLPVKKKWALSEPERPTYYLDDNAPCATHSLTDELVATVVASLPASVRPHVAPLVCGFDPTDRLGVEHVVTMSERHDVWRGIGEVLLRHDDLTELTYGENARAGHPALDPVLELCRDRDWPLTFHQDASSAGRSGRYEYLGEVRTMLDRHPDVDLVWAHAGVGRRVRPAGLPDLLDDLLGEHPRLHVDLSWELYDAVVGDDGPEGAWIDLVTRRPDRFVLGSDVFGALDGHADALGRWRRLTERLPESARNRVESENARRLWWRA; this comes from the coding sequence GTGATCGACGCCCATCTGCACGTGGTCGACTTCCTGCAGCACCCGGTCGACGCGGGCGAGCTGGCGGCGGCCGTCGACCCGGCCAACGCGGCGGCGCTCGCCGACGGCGCCGTCGTGTTCGGCCTGCCGGTCAAGAAGAAGTGGGCGCTCTCCGAGCCGGAGCGACCGACCTACTACCTCGACGACAACGCCCCGTGCGCCACCCACAGCCTCACCGACGAGCTCGTCGCCACCGTCGTCGCGAGCCTCCCCGCATCGGTGCGTCCGCACGTCGCACCGCTCGTCTGCGGCTTCGACCCGACGGACCGGCTCGGGGTGGAGCACGTCGTCACGATGAGCGAGCGGCACGACGTCTGGCGGGGGATCGGTGAGGTGCTCCTGCGGCACGACGACCTGACGGAGCTGACGTACGGCGAGAACGCCCGCGCGGGCCACCCCGCCCTGGACCCCGTGCTCGAGCTGTGTCGGGACCGCGACTGGCCGCTGACCTTCCACCAGGACGCCAGCTCGGCGGGGCGCAGCGGCCGCTACGAGTACCTCGGCGAGGTGCGGACCATGCTCGACCGCCACCCCGACGTCGACCTCGTCTGGGCGCATGCCGGCGTCGGCCGCCGCGTGCGGCCCGCGGGCCTCCCCGACCTGCTCGACGACCTCCTCGGCGAGCACCCGCGGCTGCACGTCGACCTGTCGTGGGAGCTGTACGACGCGGTCGTCGGCGACGACGGACCCGAGGGCGCCTGGATCGACCTGGTGACACGGCGGCCCGACCGCTTCGTGCTGGGCAGCGACGTGTTCGGTGCGCTGGACGGTCACGCCGACGCCCTCGGTCGGTGGCGGCGGCTGACCGAGCGCCTGCCGGAGTCGGCGCGGAACCGCGTGGAGTCCGAGAACGCCCGGCGGCTCTGGTGGCGTGCCTGA
- a CDS encoding MFS transporter gives MHRLVGLLLTVTVGLVLADSAIVTLALPEMLQELDASVAQVAWVLISYNLVLGALAVPAALRRVRAHPRALAAVGIAVFAGASAWCAAAPTIEVLIAARCVQALGGAFALVGALELLVARMGEQRGVAAWVTAGVVGTAAGPVAGGLLTEAISWQAIFIAQVPFAALAVPAALAVREPVPADGPAEDPDTAHRPVVGHNVTLGLLSAALTAALFLLVLLLVEGWRHSPAMAALTVSVIPVAALVAQPLARWLQPPPDVEVAVGCLLVAGGLVGLALPPSADLIWTVAPQALVGLGLGLSVDQLTYRAMEGRRPRARHAAWTISSRHLGVVVGLAILTPVFTADLLDAEEPATEAIASLVLDAPLQPQDKIELAQALGAELTGQRGQVPELSGAFASLEVAPEDRAAVDDLERDLDDQLDRAVSLAFRDSYLVGAGLALAAMLTVGAGAVVRTVRDRPRTGVAR, from the coding sequence GTGCACCGACTCGTGGGCCTGCTCCTGACCGTGACCGTCGGTCTCGTGCTGGCCGACTCGGCCATTGTCACGCTGGCCCTGCCCGAGATGCTCCAGGAGCTCGACGCGTCCGTGGCCCAGGTCGCGTGGGTGCTGATCTCCTACAACCTCGTGCTCGGCGCCCTCGCCGTACCGGCCGCGCTGCGGCGCGTCCGCGCCCACCCCCGGGCCCTGGCGGCCGTCGGCATCGCCGTCTTCGCCGGCGCGTCGGCGTGGTGCGCAGCGGCGCCCACGATCGAGGTGCTCATCGCGGCGCGCTGCGTCCAGGCCCTGGGCGGGGCGTTCGCGCTCGTCGGCGCGCTCGAGCTGCTCGTGGCGCGGATGGGCGAGCAGCGCGGCGTGGCGGCGTGGGTGACGGCGGGCGTCGTGGGTACGGCGGCCGGCCCGGTCGCGGGCGGGCTCCTCACCGAGGCGATCTCGTGGCAGGCGATCTTCATCGCGCAGGTGCCGTTCGCGGCGTTGGCCGTCCCGGCCGCGCTCGCGGTGCGGGAGCCGGTGCCGGCGGACGGGCCCGCGGAGGATCCGGACACAGCGCACCGACCGGTGGTCGGGCACAACGTGACGCTCGGGCTGCTCTCGGCTGCCCTGACGGCGGCGCTGTTCCTGCTCGTGCTCCTCCTGGTGGAGGGGTGGCGGCACTCCCCGGCCATGGCCGCGCTGACCGTCTCGGTGATCCCCGTGGCGGCGCTGGTCGCGCAGCCGTTGGCGCGGTGGCTGCAGCCGCCCCCCGACGTGGAGGTGGCGGTCGGGTGCCTGCTGGTGGCCGGTGGGCTGGTCGGGCTCGCCCTGCCGCCCTCGGCGGACCTGATCTGGACCGTGGCGCCGCAGGCGCTCGTCGGCCTCGGTCTGGGGCTGAGCGTCGACCAGCTGACCTACCGGGCCATGGAGGGCCGGCGACCCCGCGCGCGGCACGCCGCCTGGACGATCAGCTCGCGCCACCTCGGCGTCGTGGTCGGCCTCGCCATCCTCACCCCGGTGTTCACCGCCGACCTGCTGGACGCCGAGGAGCCCGCCACCGAGGCGATCGCCTCCCTCGTGCTCGACGCGCCGCTGCAGCCGCAGGACAAGATCGAGCTCGCCCAGGCGCTCGGCGCCGAGCTCACCGGGCAGCGCGGGCAGGTACCGGAGCTGAGCGGCGCGTTCGCGTCGCTCGAGGTCGCTCCCGAGGACCGGGCAGCGGTGGACGACCTCGAGCGCGACCTCGACGACCAGCTCGACCGGGCCGTGTCGCTCGCCTTCCGCGACTCCTACCTCGTGGGCGCCGGCCTGGCGCTGGCGGCGATGCTGACGGTGGGTGCGGGTGCGGTGGTGCGGACGGTCCGGGACCGGCCGCGGACGGGAGTCGCGCGATGA
- a CDS encoding uracil-DNA glycosylase family protein: MTADDLRTTVDWRGTSVLTLADLWPERPRAMVVGLHPVPCSVEAGHYFQGQVGQRQLRRLASTGLLPAPDDGTFFEPGALAAGVGFANVVRRPASGAAVSPDEVAHGREVLLARLAERAVPLVVCLTRLPVKALLGREGRPGYQAEELPGGTRVFRMPGPFAPQVEVADVLAGLEVPD, encoded by the coding sequence ATGACCGCCGACGACCTCCGCACGACCGTCGACTGGCGGGGCACCTCCGTGCTCACGCTCGCCGACCTGTGGCCCGAGCGTCCGCGGGCGATGGTCGTGGGGCTGCACCCCGTGCCGTGCAGCGTCGAGGCGGGCCACTACTTCCAGGGCCAGGTCGGGCAGCGCCAGCTGCGCCGTCTCGCGTCGACCGGTCTCCTCCCGGCGCCCGACGACGGGACGTTCTTCGAGCCCGGCGCCCTCGCCGCCGGGGTCGGGTTCGCCAACGTCGTGCGCCGACCCGCGAGCGGAGCGGCCGTCTCGCCCGACGAGGTCGCGCACGGCCGCGAGGTGCTGCTGGCGCGGCTCGCCGAACGTGCTGTGCCCCTCGTCGTCTGCCTGACCCGGCTCCCCGTCAAGGCGTTGCTCGGTCGCGAGGGTCGGCCGGGCTACCAGGCCGAGGAGCTGCCCGGCGGCACCCGCGTCTTCCGCATGCCCGGACCGTTCGCCCCGCAGGTCGAGGTCGCGGACGTGCTGGCCGGGCTCGAGGTGCCCGACTGA
- a CDS encoding ABC transporter permease, with product MDDFIAERRRQIAFDMLQHANLVFQCVLVATIVAIALAVLINRVKALEPVANAVSAVGLTLPSFALVGLLLPLSGLGTTTAFLCVVFYAVLPVLRNAVVGLAGVDQTLLESARGMGMGPVGVLLKVQIPLAWPVILAGVRTSMQMSMGIAAIAAYVLGPGLGAYIWTGLVQTGGANALNYAVVGTVGIVIVALVADLLLLALGRLTISKGVRVA from the coding sequence GTGGACGACTTCATCGCGGAGCGGCGACGACAGATCGCCTTCGACATGCTCCAACACGCCAACCTGGTCTTCCAGTGCGTGCTCGTCGCGACCATCGTCGCGATCGCGCTGGCGGTCCTCATCAACCGGGTCAAGGCGCTGGAGCCCGTCGCCAACGCCGTCTCGGCGGTCGGCCTGACGCTGCCGTCGTTCGCCCTGGTGGGGCTGTTGCTGCCGCTGTCGGGACTGGGCACCACGACGGCCTTCCTCTGCGTCGTGTTCTACGCCGTGCTCCCGGTCCTGCGGAACGCGGTGGTCGGGCTGGCGGGCGTCGACCAGACCCTGCTGGAGTCGGCGCGCGGCATGGGCATGGGCCCCGTCGGCGTGCTGCTGAAGGTGCAGATCCCGCTCGCGTGGCCGGTGATCCTGGCCGGGGTCCGCACCTCGATGCAGATGTCGATGGGCATCGCCGCCATCGCGGCCTACGTGCTCGGCCCCGGCCTCGGCGCCTACATCTGGACCGGGCTCGTGCAGACCGGCGGCGCCAACGCCCTCAACTACGCCGTCGTCGGCACGGTCGGCATCGTCATCGTCGCCCTCGTCGCCGACCTCCTGCTCCTCGCGCTCGGGCGCCTCACCATCTCGAAGGGAGTCCGCGTCGCATGA
- a CDS encoding zinc-dependent alcohol dehydrogenase: protein MRALTWQGVNQLSVETVPDPRIVNPHDVVLRVRRSAVCGSDLHFLGGYIPTMRAGDVIGHEFVGDVVEVGPEVTGVGVGDRVVVPSFIGCGACWHCTHDQWSLCDNSHPKPELSEVALGYPTGGIYGYTHAFGGYAGSSAEYVRVPYGATNCFVVPEGITDDQAVFVSDAAPTGWMGADFADIQPGDTVAVWGCGGVGLMAQNAARLMGAGRVIGIDLLPERLALAREIGSETVDLRAMDSLQETLRDLTGGRGPDSCIEAVGMEAQGRGLQGAYDKVKQAVRLETDRATPLREAVLACRKGGTVAVIGVWGLLDKFPMGAVMNKGLTVRSAQQHGQAYVPTLLEHVASGDLRTDLLATHVMPLEKGPEGYAMFKEKTDGCVRAVFAP, encoded by the coding sequence ATGCGCGCGCTGACCTGGCAGGGCGTCAACCAGCTGAGCGTCGAGACGGTCCCCGACCCGCGGATCGTCAACCCGCACGACGTGGTCCTGCGCGTCCGGCGCAGCGCGGTCTGCGGCTCCGACCTCCACTTCCTCGGCGGCTACATCCCGACCATGCGGGCGGGCGACGTCATCGGGCACGAGTTCGTGGGCGACGTCGTCGAGGTCGGACCGGAGGTCACCGGCGTCGGGGTGGGCGACCGCGTCGTCGTACCGTCGTTCATCGGCTGCGGCGCCTGCTGGCACTGCACCCACGACCAGTGGTCGCTCTGCGACAACTCGCACCCGAAGCCCGAGCTGTCGGAGGTGGCGCTGGGCTACCCGACGGGCGGGATCTACGGCTACACGCACGCGTTCGGCGGGTACGCCGGCTCCAGCGCGGAGTACGTGCGGGTCCCGTACGGCGCGACCAACTGCTTCGTCGTTCCCGAGGGCATCACGGACGACCAGGCCGTGTTCGTCTCCGACGCCGCGCCGACGGGGTGGATGGGCGCCGACTTCGCGGACATCCAACCCGGCGACACCGTGGCGGTGTGGGGATGCGGAGGGGTCGGCCTGATGGCCCAGAACGCCGCCCGCCTCATGGGGGCCGGGCGGGTGATCGGCATCGACCTGCTGCCGGAGCGGCTCGCCCTGGCCCGTGAGATCGGGTCCGAGACGGTCGACCTGCGCGCGATGGATTCGCTGCAGGAGACGCTGCGCGACCTCACCGGTGGCCGCGGGCCGGACTCCTGCATCGAGGCCGTCGGCATGGAGGCGCAGGGTCGCGGGCTCCAGGGCGCCTACGACAAGGTGAAGCAGGCGGTGCGGCTCGAGACCGACCGCGCGACACCGTTGCGCGAGGCGGTGCTGGCCTGCCGCAAGGGCGGCACGGTGGCGGTCATCGGCGTCTGGGGACTGCTCGACAAGTTCCCGATGGGCGCGGTCATGAACAAGGGACTGACGGTGCGGTCGGCGCAGCAGCACGGGCAGGCCTACGTGCCGACGCTGCTCGAGCACGTGGCGTCTGGTGACCTGCGCACCGACCTCCTGGCGACGCACGTGATGCCGCTCGAGAAGGGGCCGGAGGGCTACGCGATGTTCAAGGAGAAGACGGACGGCTGCGTACGGGCGGTCTTCGCGCCCTGA
- a CDS encoding DinB family protein — MEDLKDVLKRYLDRERRALLWKLDGLSERDQRWPATSTGTNLLGLVKHVAFTQAGYLGDVFGRPLPDKPGWMIEADADDSEANLDMWASSEESPEEIVALYERVNAHADATIAALDLETVGHVPWWGPSGDTTLQRVLVHLIAEVARHAGHADIVRETLDGGRGLVDGNPNLPDEDEEWWERYVARLRTVAEAAG; from the coding sequence GTGGAAGACCTCAAGGACGTGCTGAAGCGCTACCTCGACCGTGAGCGTCGCGCACTGCTGTGGAAGCTCGACGGGCTGAGCGAGCGCGACCAACGCTGGCCGGCCACGAGCACCGGCACCAACCTGCTCGGGCTGGTGAAGCACGTCGCGTTCACGCAGGCGGGCTACCTGGGCGACGTGTTCGGGCGGCCGCTGCCGGACAAGCCGGGCTGGATGATCGAGGCGGACGCGGACGACTCCGAGGCCAACCTCGACATGTGGGCCTCGTCCGAGGAGTCGCCCGAGGAGATCGTCGCGCTCTACGAGCGGGTCAACGCGCACGCCGACGCGACCATCGCGGCGCTCGACCTGGAGACGGTCGGGCACGTGCCCTGGTGGGGACCGTCCGGGGACACGACCCTGCAGCGGGTGCTCGTCCACCTGATCGCCGAGGTCGCCCGGCACGCCGGCCACGCCGACATCGTGCGCGAGACCCTCGACGGGGGTCGGGGTCTCGTCGACGGGAACCCCAACCTGCCCGACGAGGACGAGGAGTGGTGGGAGCGGTACGTCGCGCGGCTGCGCACCGTGGCGGAGGCGGCGGGCTGA
- a CDS encoding serine hydrolase domain-containing protein — protein MALDTAALHAAALDSGFTGAVRVDRGDEVLLDRAYGLADRAHGVPATTEHRYGVASVAKGMTALAVASLVEEGRLGWDDPVRPVLGDDLPLVDDAVTVDDLLSHRSGIGDYLDEAAGGDVTDHVLTRPVHELDDTEAFLPELDGRPQVSTPGATFVYNNSGFVLLALVAQRVAGTAFTDLVRERVLEPAGMRRSGYPRSDELPGDVARGYLAADGLRTNVLHLPVRGSGDGGLVTTTADLTRFWRALRAHRIVTEPSVRHLLEPTADVPDEQMRYGRGFWLAADSGTAVLEGYDAGVSARTSHDPDGDVVVTVVATTAEGAWPVLEVLAG, from the coding sequence ATGGCCCTCGACACCGCCGCCCTGCACGCCGCCGCGCTGGACTCCGGGTTCACCGGCGCCGTCCGCGTGGACCGCGGTGACGAGGTGCTCCTCGACCGGGCCTACGGCCTCGCCGACCGGGCGCACGGGGTGCCGGCGACGACGGAGCACCGGTACGGCGTGGCGAGCGTGGCGAAGGGGATGACGGCCCTCGCGGTGGCCAGTCTCGTCGAGGAGGGCCGGCTCGGGTGGGACGACCCGGTGCGGCCGGTGCTGGGGGACGACCTGCCGCTCGTCGACGACGCCGTCACCGTCGACGACCTGCTGAGCCACCGGTCGGGGATCGGCGACTACCTCGACGAGGCGGCCGGCGGCGACGTCACCGACCACGTGCTCACCCGCCCCGTGCACGAGCTGGACGACACCGAGGCGTTCCTGCCGGAGCTCGACGGGCGGCCGCAGGTGTCGACCCCGGGGGCGACGTTCGTCTACAACAACTCCGGCTTTGTCCTCCTCGCCCTCGTGGCCCAGCGCGTCGCCGGCACGGCGTTCACGGACCTGGTGCGCGAGCGCGTGCTCGAGCCCGCCGGCATGCGCCGGAGCGGTTACCCGCGCAGCGACGAGCTGCCGGGCGACGTCGCCCGCGGCTACCTCGCCGCCGACGGCCTCCGCACCAACGTGCTCCACCTGCCGGTGCGGGGGAGCGGCGACGGCGGGCTCGTCACGACCACGGCCGACCTCACCCGTTTCTGGCGCGCCCTGCGCGCCCACCGCATCGTCACCGAGCCGTCGGTGCGACACCTCCTCGAGCCGACGGCGGACGTGCCCGACGAGCAGATGCGCTACGGACGGGGCTTCTGGCTCGCCGCGGACTCCGGCACCGCGGTGCTGGAGGGGTACGACGCGGGTGTCTCCGCCCGCACCAGCCACGACCCCGACGGTGACGTGGTCGTGACGGTCGTGGCGACGACGGCGGAGGGCGCGTGGCCCGTGCTGGAGGTACTGGCCGGCTGA